In a genomic window of Saccharomyces kudriavzevii IFO 1802 strain IFO1802 genome assembly, chromosome: 2:
- the UBC4 gene encoding E2 ubiquitin-conjugating protein UBC4 (similar to Saccharomyces cerevisiae UBC4 (YBR082C) and UBC5 (YDR059C); ancestral locus Anc_3.308), which produces MGPADSPYAGGVFFLSIHFPTDYPFKPPKISFTTKIYHPNINANGNICLDILKDQWSPALTLSKVLLSICSLLTDANPDDPLVPEIAHIYKTDRPKYEATAREWTKKYAV; this is translated from the coding sequence ATGGGCCCAGCCGATTCTCCATATGCCGGCGgcgttttcttcttgtccaTCCATTTCCCAACCGACTACCCATTCAAGCCGCCAAAGATCTCCTTCACAACCAAGATATATCATCCAAATATCAACGCCAACGGTAACATCTGTCTGGATATTCTAAAGGACCAATGGTCTCCTGCTCTAACTTTGTCAAAGGTCCTATTATCCATCTGCTCTTTGTTGACAGATGCTAACCCAGATGATCCTTTAGTACCAGAAATCGCTCATATTTACAAGACTGACAGACCCAAGTACGAAGCTACAGCCAGAGAATGGACCAAAAAGTACGCTGTATAA